The following coding sequences are from one Humulus lupulus chromosome X, drHumLupu1.1, whole genome shotgun sequence window:
- the LOC133804133 gene encoding EG45-like domain containing protein, with the protein MKSLVLGVLLSCLFSKYILKVVGDVGSARSYRPPYLPTKCKGNDQEQFPEDGYFVAVSDGLWDNGASCGRRYQMRCISGPKRPCKGGSIVVQVVDFCRSNPCGTTLQLSNKAFDAISTSPNARINVEYAQI; encoded by the exons ATGAAGTCACTGGTCTTAGGCGTTCTGCTATCTTGCTTGTTCTCAAAATATATTCTTAAAGTCGTAGGGGACGTGGGGTCTGCTAGATCTTATAGACCTCCATACTTAC CAACAAAATGCAAGGGAAACGACCAAGAACAGTTTCCGGAAGACGGATATTTCGTGGCGGTAAGCGACGGTCTATGGGACAACGGAGCTTCCTGTGGGCGGAGGTACCAGATGCGGTGCATAAGTGGCCCCAAACGACCATGCAAGGGTGGCTCCATTGTGGTTCAGGTCGTTGACTTCTGCAGAAGCAATCCATGCGGCACCACTCTTCAGCTTTCCAACAAAGCCTTCGACGCCATATCTACTTCTCCGAATGCGCGAATCAACGTCGAATATGCACA AATTTGA
- the LOC133806927 gene encoding uncharacterized protein LOC133806927, translating into MTCVKTPKFSLLLNGSMHGFFASKRGLRQGDPISPLLFVLGMEYLSRILSKVGTFSGFKYHDKCSNLKLNHLCFADDLLIFCHGDYVSILLMLRGLKLFSSSSGLVPNSDKSAIYCHGMPEAVVDRILEVSGFSRSHLPFRFLGIPICSKKIPSAECKCILERMISRIRSWSTRNLSYMGRVTLINSVLISIHSYWAQIMILPKKLLKEVEAICRAFLWKGGLGFRKLHDWNMAAMGKYVWAIAKKKDSLFVKWINSVYLMNHNWWDYKCPMDCSWYWKCLVAVKDSFRLKISQDSFLSQEYTIKWGLDLLFPQESRVSWRKFVWDRLITPKHRFIMWLVMWGRLHTKDRIVKFKPNIDQNCLMCGQEKESIDHLFFKCIYSQRCLEAIKNWLNWNAQSTNLTCLLHWVSHAKLKSRIYKSMLFSFLAATVYHILRVRNDGLWNHKLWQIQHTVSRIQHDCKFRVFSVLPCKSSRKDREFINSFSLN; encoded by the exons ATGACTTGTGTTAAAACTCCCAAGTTTTCCTTGCTTCTCAATGGATCGATGCATGGTTTTTTTGCATCAAAACGAGGTCTTAGGCAAGGGGATCCCATATCTCCCTTGCTGTTTGTTCTTGGAATGGAGTATCTATCAAGAATATTGAGTAAAGTGGGTACTTTTTCTGGTTTCAAATACCATGATAAATGCTCCAATCTGAAGTTAAACCACCTATGTTTTGCGGACGACCTTCTTATTTTCTGTCATGGAGACTATGTTTCAATCCTTCTCATGCTCAGAGGTCTGAAGctattttcctcttcttcggGCCTGGTTCCCAACTCTGATAAGTCTGCCATATACTGTCACGGTATGCCTGAAGCTGTAGTTGATCGGATCCTGGAGGTCTCTGGATTTTCTCGCAGCCACCTCCCATTCAGGTTCCTCGGCATCCCTATTTGCTCAAAAAAAATTCCTTCTGCTGAATGTAAATGTATATTGGAAAGGATGATAAGCAGGATTAGATCTTGGAGTACTCGGAACCTCTCTTATATGGGGAGAGTCACATTGATCAATTCAGTCCTAATCTCAATTCATTCATATTGGGCTCAAATTATGATTTTGCCTAAGAAATTGTTAAAAGAGGTTGAAGCTATATGTAGAGCCTTTCTTTGGAAAG GTGGCTTGGGATTTCGGAAATTACATGATTGGAACATGGCTGCCATGGGAAAATATGTTTGGGCAATTGCCAAGAAGAAAGATAGCCTGTTTGTCAAGTGGATAAATAGTGTCTATTTGATGAATCACAATTGGTGGGATTATAAATGTCCCATGGACTGCAGCTGGTACTGGAAGTGTTTAGTGGCTGTGAAGGATAGTTTCAGATTGAAAATTTCTCAGGATTCTTTTTTGTCCCAGGAATATACTATCAAATGGGGATTAGACTTGCTGTTTCCTCAAGAATCTAGAGTATCATGGAGGAAGTTTGTTTGGGATAGACTCATTACTCCCAAACATCGCTTTATTATGTGGTTAGTTATGTGGGGAAGATTACACACAAAGGACCGAATTGTTAAATTCAAGCCTAATATTGATCAGAATTGCTTAATGTGTGGACAGGAAAAGGAAAGCATTGACCACCTCTTTTTCAAGTGTATATACAGTCAGAGGTGTTTAGAGGCTATCAAAAATTGGCTTAATTGGAATGCACAGTCAACTAATCTCACTTGTCTTCTGCATTGGGTTTCTCATGCCAAGCTTAAATCCAGGATATACAAGAGCATGTTGTTCTCTTTTCTTGCTGCAACAGTGTATCATATATTGAGAGTGAGGAATGATGGACTTTGGAATCACAAGCTTTGGCAAATTCAACACACAGTTAGTAGAATTCAGCATGATTGTAAATTTCGGGTATTTAGTGTGTTGCCATGTAAATCATCTAGGAAAGATAGAGAATTTATTAACAGTTTTTCTCTGAATTGA